A stretch of the Natribaculum luteum genome encodes the following:
- a CDS encoding class I adenylate-forming enzyme family protein: protein MDYLRAFDRTVHVHGSDTAIVTMDGDTYTYTEFDNRSTQLANALDERVGNSPCAVLACNGLQAAESMIASHKRGSPTVQLPFRDEPAELVQMAETAGATALVFDDANAETARRLFELGDFDAGIHAGRRDLGVDWAESYESVLAKAPRDLPEHLPADGKTNVFYTSGTTTLPKAVRFDGEQMWIGAYQAVMEHGIDQTDVAVVITPWYHMVTSASWLYPHWAAGATTVLQSQYEPDDTLSLLERHDATGLLAVPAQLDELCKSQADANYDVDSLSYVRTGGAIVPETLIDRVRNQFTEAVYNTYGMTEAGPNLTFAHPSVQDDHPGTIGKKSFSWELRVVEQVGLDERPDPQATVEPGERGEIIARGPGLPDGYVDNPKAEARNFFDGWLRTRDVAKVDTDGFLYIVDRVDNMFTSGGENIYPTEVENALESHEDVSEALVVGLDDDHWGNKVAAVVVVDGQAGPKKLDDFCREHPSLADFKRPREYATRTEPLPRTETGTIERERVVEEHFG, encoded by the coding sequence ATGGACTATCTCAGAGCGTTCGATCGAACAGTGCACGTTCACGGGTCAGACACAGCGATAGTCACCATGGATGGTGACACGTATACATACACCGAGTTCGACAATCGAAGTACACAACTCGCGAACGCACTCGACGAACGCGTTGGAAACAGTCCGTGTGCCGTCCTTGCTTGCAACGGCCTCCAAGCAGCCGAGTCGATGATTGCAAGCCACAAACGGGGGTCACCGACGGTCCAACTGCCATTTCGCGACGAACCTGCAGAACTAGTCCAGATGGCGGAGACGGCCGGTGCCACGGCGCTCGTCTTCGACGATGCGAACGCCGAAACGGCTCGTCGTCTGTTCGAGTTAGGCGATTTCGATGCAGGAATTCACGCTGGGAGGAGGGATCTCGGCGTGGACTGGGCTGAATCCTACGAATCCGTACTTGCGAAGGCACCGCGGGACCTCCCCGAACACCTCCCGGCCGACGGGAAGACGAACGTCTTCTACACAAGCGGAACCACGACCTTACCCAAAGCAGTGAGGTTCGACGGCGAGCAGATGTGGATCGGGGCGTACCAGGCCGTCATGGAACACGGCATCGATCAAACGGACGTCGCAGTCGTAATAACGCCCTGGTACCACATGGTCACGTCCGCCTCGTGGCTCTACCCACACTGGGCCGCCGGGGCGACGACGGTGTTGCAGTCACAGTACGAGCCCGACGATACGCTCTCCCTCCTCGAGCGACACGATGCGACAGGGCTGCTCGCAGTGCCGGCACAGCTAGACGAACTCTGTAAATCACAAGCCGACGCGAACTACGACGTCGACTCGCTCTCGTACGTCCGGACTGGTGGGGCAATCGTTCCGGAGACGCTCATCGACCGCGTGAGAAATCAGTTCACGGAAGCGGTGTACAACACCTACGGAATGACCGAGGCGGGTCCGAATCTGACATTCGCACACCCATCAGTGCAAGATGACCACCCCGGAACGATCGGCAAGAAGTCATTTTCTTGGGAGTTACGCGTCGTCGAACAGGTCGGATTGGACGAACGTCCTGACCCCCAGGCGACAGTCGAACCGGGTGAACGAGGCGAAATTATCGCTCGCGGTCCCGGTCTCCCCGACGGCTACGTCGACAACCCGAAAGCGGAGGCGCGAAACTTCTTCGACGGTTGGCTCCGAACTCGAGATGTCGCGAAGGTCGACACAGACGGCTTTCTCTACATTGTCGATCGGGTTGATAACATGTTCACCAGTGGTGGTGAGAACATCTATCCAACCGAGGTCGAGAACGCTCTCGAATCACACGAGGATGTCAGCGAGGCACTCGTGGTCGGCCTCGACGACGATCACTGGGGAAACAAGGTGGCTGCCGTCGTCGTCGTTGATGGACAGGCTGGCCCTAAAAAGTTGGACGATTTCTGCAGGGAACACCCTTCTCTCGCGGATTTCAAGCGACCTCGTGAGTACGCAACGCGCACCGAACCCCTCCCACGGACGGAGACCGGAACGATAGAGCGGGAACGTGTTGTCGAGGAACACTTCGGTTGA
- a CDS encoding SDR family oxidoreductase → MSALEGKVCLVGGGGNGLGAATAQTLADHGARVVVNDLGTSVHGEGSDPSVAGEVAATIRENGGEAVAHAGDLTNAEYAADLVTATVEEYGRLDAVLNFVGILRDSIVYKLDPDDWTAVLETNLTGQFTLLQAACQHWRQEAGDDGLDTQRSYLAASSYAARGNVGQANYAASKAGVLGLVRTVSSEMYRSNVRVNAMIANAFTRMTETVPEEHRPYTREEMPPERVATFATYLASDDATDVTGCTLYAGGDRVGVFSPPSLDHVGVRPGGWSLDSLAEHFRADVAGDLDLTRTESYF, encoded by the coding sequence ATGAGCGCACTCGAAGGAAAGGTCTGTCTCGTCGGCGGCGGTGGAAACGGGCTGGGGGCAGCAACTGCCCAGACGCTAGCCGACCACGGTGCCCGTGTCGTCGTCAACGATCTCGGCACGTCCGTCCACGGGGAAGGATCGGACCCGTCCGTTGCCGGGGAAGTTGCAGCGACTATCCGGGAGAACGGCGGAGAGGCCGTCGCGCACGCGGGCGACCTGACAAACGCCGAGTACGCTGCCGATCTCGTGACCGCCACTGTCGAGGAGTACGGTCGGCTGGATGCCGTCCTCAACTTCGTCGGCATTCTCCGGGACAGTATCGTCTACAAACTTGACCCAGATGACTGGACCGCTGTCCTCGAGACGAATCTCACGGGCCAGTTCACACTTCTTCAGGCAGCCTGCCAACACTGGCGACAGGAAGCTGGCGATGACGGGTTGGACACACAACGTTCCTATTTGGCGGCCAGTTCGTATGCGGCTCGTGGGAACGTTGGTCAGGCCAACTACGCAGCCTCGAAGGCCGGCGTCCTCGGGCTGGTCAGGACGGTCTCGTCCGAGATGTACCGTTCGAACGTCCGGGTCAATGCAATGATCGCCAACGCGTTCACACGAATGACCGAGACCGTCCCTGAAGAGCACCGCCCGTACACACGCGAGGAGATGCCGCCGGAGCGCGTCGCCACCTTCGCTACGTACCTCGCCAGCGACGACGCGACCGACGTGACTGGCTGTACCCTCTATGCCGGCGGTGACCGAGTCGGCGTCTTCTCTCCTCCGTCCCTGGACCACGTCGGCGTCAGGCCCGGGGGCTGGTCACTCGACTCGCTGGCCGAACACTTCAGGGCAGACGTCGCCGGAGATCTCGACCTCACCAGAACGGAGAGTTATTTCTGA
- a CDS encoding cupin domain-containing protein: protein MAQQEPEDLLELSADTRSILEDNDLRPLWEVEEDLGNLVGDIDPDIWKWEDIQNAIDSIEDDVPIADLPPGFQRRVAVPVNTGYRNAVSNTIYLGIQTVSPGETAPSHRHGANALRFTIDGNEDMKTVVAGEEFPMLDNDLITTPQWEWHDHVNDSSETAAWLDVLDLPLVLDSLNARNTFENHELERQPVTKSRGYWESQYGRARPFEDKKEDDIPGPFQGNREATPPYRFQWSDTQEALRQRAENDEPDPHDGYSLSYVNPATGEPPLFPTMSFRAQLLQDATDPHFHNATEAYFVIEGDGVTHVGDEALEWSKRDIFLVPPDETHHHEPDDEAILLGITDRPVFEAFNFYAEAKPS, encoded by the coding sequence ATGGCACAGCAAGAGCCAGAGGACCTCCTAGAGCTGAGTGCAGATACGCGGAGTATCCTCGAGGACAACGACCTCCGGCCACTCTGGGAAGTCGAAGAGGACCTAGGGAACCTCGTCGGCGACATCGACCCGGACATCTGGAAGTGGGAGGACATTCAGAACGCGATCGATAGCATCGAGGATGACGTTCCGATAGCCGATCTCCCCCCTGGATTCCAGCGCCGCGTTGCGGTTCCGGTCAATACTGGCTACCGAAACGCGGTCTCGAATACTATCTATCTCGGCATTCAGACAGTCTCACCCGGTGAGACTGCGCCGTCACACCGACACGGGGCGAACGCTCTTCGATTCACCATCGACGGAAACGAGGACATGAAGACGGTCGTTGCAGGCGAGGAGTTCCCCATGCTAGACAACGATCTCATCACGACGCCACAGTGGGAGTGGCACGATCACGTCAACGACTCCAGCGAAACAGCGGCGTGGCTCGACGTGCTCGACCTGCCACTCGTGCTGGACTCGTTGAACGCCCGAAACACCTTCGAGAACCACGAACTCGAACGCCAACCTGTCACGAAGTCCCGGGGCTACTGGGAGTCACAGTACGGTCGGGCCCGCCCCTTCGAGGACAAGAAGGAAGACGATATTCCGGGACCGTTCCAGGGTAATCGTGAAGCGACACCCCCGTACCGTTTCCAGTGGTCGGACACGCAGGAAGCACTTCGACAGCGAGCCGAGAACGACGAGCCGGACCCCCACGACGGGTACAGCCTTTCCTACGTCAACCCGGCGACGGGCGAGCCACCGCTATTCCCGACGATGTCGTTCCGCGCACAGTTGCTGCAGGACGCGACAGACCCGCACTTCCACAACGCCACCGAGGCGTACTTCGTCATCGAGGGTGACGGTGTGACTCACGTCGGTGACGAGGCGCTGGAGTGGAGTAAGCGAGATATCTTCCTCGTGCCGCCAGACGAGACTCACCACCACGAACCCGACGACGAGGCGATCCTTCTCGGAATCACCGACCGTCCGGTGTTCGAAGCGTTCAACTTCTACGCCGAGGCCAAACCGTCGTAA
- a CDS encoding IclR family transcriptional regulator encodes MKSDETLLSIIDYLGDVDGAGVTEIAAHLNLAKSTVHDHLTSMGEHGFIVKRDHEYQLGLEFFNVGQSVRNRFDIYRATEPVIDSLYDQTEEMVWLFTHENGRVMCIDGFAGNTNIDANSLIGSWAYMHCNSSGKAILSQLPDSEVEAIIDNHGLPAQTSNTITDSDELFTELERIREQGYALNLGEDLEGIHAVGVPLVFEGEVKGALSIAGPAHRVDLDRCENELAEMLFAARNDIELNLAYT; translated from the coding sequence GTGAAATCGGACGAGACGCTACTGTCTATCATCGACTACCTGGGGGACGTCGACGGTGCTGGTGTAACCGAGATCGCAGCGCATCTCAACCTGGCAAAGAGCACAGTCCACGACCACCTGACGTCGATGGGCGAGCACGGGTTCATTGTGAAACGCGACCACGAGTATCAGCTGGGGCTGGAGTTTTTTAATGTCGGCCAATCGGTTCGTAATCGATTCGACATCTACAGGGCCACAGAACCCGTCATCGACTCCTTGTACGATCAGACGGAAGAAATGGTGTGGCTGTTCACCCACGAGAACGGCCGCGTTATGTGTATCGATGGGTTCGCCGGGAATACGAACATCGACGCCAACTCCCTCATCGGTTCGTGGGCATACATGCATTGCAATTCATCCGGGAAAGCCATTCTCTCACAGCTTCCCGACTCCGAGGTAGAGGCGATAATCGACAATCACGGCCTCCCAGCTCAAACATCGAACACTATCACTGACTCCGACGAGCTCTTTACCGAACTAGAACGGATTCGAGAGCAAGGCTACGCTTTGAACCTCGGCGAAGACCTCGAGGGGATCCACGCGGTCGGGGTGCCGCTCGTATTCGAGGGTGAGGTGAAGGGTGCGCTCTCCATCGCCGGTCCGGCACATCGCGTCGATCTCGACCGTTGTGAGAACGAACTCGCGGAGATGCTGTTCGCAGCCAGAAACGACATCGAACTCAATCTCGCGTACACCTGA